A genomic window from Sceloporus undulatus isolate JIND9_A2432 ecotype Alabama chromosome 9, SceUnd_v1.1, whole genome shotgun sequence includes:
- the UTP11 gene encoding probable U3 small nucleolar RNA-associated protein 11, translated as MAAAFQKAAKAGQRQHRERAQLSSRKHLGILEKKKDYKLRANDYHRKQKALQALRRKAQEKNPDEFYFKMTRVQLQDGMHMIKPQEEETTPEQQKLMKTQDLKYIEMKRVAEVKKIERLKSELHLLEAEGKQPNKHTFFFDTKKEVQEFDIATHLNTAPELVDRIYNRPTLETLKKEPIQGTITPAQLQKLARQRKSQYDLLRQRIERERKMFVITQKLQTQKDLLDKTQKVKVKKETVNQPAIYKFQFKRKR; from the exons ATGGCGGCGGCGTTCCAGAAGGCGGCCAAGGCCGGGCAGCGCCAGCATCGCGAAAGGGCCCAG CTGTCCTCTCGGAAGCACCTGGGCATCCTCGAGAAGAAGAAGGACTACAAGCTCCGCGCCAA TGACTACCACCGGAAGCAGAAGGCCCTGCAGGCCCTTCGGCGGAAGGCCCAGGAGAAGAACCCGGACGAGTTCTACTTCAAAATGACCCGGGTGCAGCTGCAG GATGGCATGCACATGATTAAGCCGCAGGAAGAGGAAACTACCCCAGAGCAGCAGAAACTGATGAAGACCCAAGACCTGAAGTACATCGAAATGAAGCGAGTAGCGGAAGTTAAG AAAATTGAAAGACTGAAGTCAGAGCTCCATCTTCTGGAGGCGGAAGGAAAGCAGCCCAACAAGCATACCTTCTTTTTTGATACCAAGAAGGAAG tgcaaGAGTTTGACATTGCCACCCATCTGAACACGGCACCTGAACTGGTGGACAGAATCTACAACCGGCCAACTCTTGAAACACTGAAGAAGGAACCCATTCAGGGGACAATCACCCCAGCCCAGTTACAG aAATTAGCCCGCCAGAGAAAGAGTCAGTATGACCTACTGAGGCAGCGCATTGAACGGGAGCGGAAAATGTTTGTCATCACTCAAAAGCTCCAGACCCAGAAGGATCTCTTG gaCAAGACACAGAAAGTGAAGGTGAAGAAGGAGACGGTCAACCAACCTGCCATTTACAAATTCCAGTTCAAGCGGAAGCGCTGA
- the POU3F1 gene encoding POU domain, class 3, transcription factor 1: MAAAAQYLPRGSPLLPPESERLHPGAAYREVQKMMHHEYLQGLAAAPGHPLGSLPHHQWLQGSATTGDWGGGGGGAGGVTHLEQGKGGGGGPRGDLEGSGHGGGFHSRSHLLHPHQHQHQQHQHQPAGSGGGVGGVGAWAQGSPGAASGAASGSHHLGGCPSALSPTAAGGHQAAAAALLYSQAAYPAGCLGGMLGSAQASPLHLPPHHHHPHHHPPHCEAEAPGAHLEGHHQHHHQHHQHQHHHPQAQLQGLAVAPSGASSGPGDPSAGLSDEEAPSSDDLEQFAKQFKQRRIKLGFTQADVGLALGTLYGNVFSQTTICRFEALQLSFKNMCKLKPLLNKWLEETDAGSGSPAGLDKIAAQGRKRKKRTSIEVGVKGALESHFLKCPKPSAHEIASLAEALQLEKEVVRVWFCNRRQKEKRMTPNGPGAAPHGPLEEYAQAHTGEAAPSPPPRRPLALALPLALQSPPGQ, translated from the coding sequence ATGGCCGCCGCGGCCCAGTACCTGCCCCGCGGAAGCCCGCTCCTGCCGCCGGAGTCGGAGCGCCTGCACCCGGGGGCCGCCTACCGCGAGGTCCAGAAGATGATGCACCACGAGTACCTGCAGGGCCTGGCCGCCGCGCCGGGACACCCGCTGGGCAGCCTCCCGCACCACCAGTGGCTCCAGGGCTCCGCCACCACCGGGGActggggcggcggcggcggaggagccGGAGGAGTGACCCACCTGGAGCAGGGCAAAGGCGGAGGCGGCGGCCCGCGCGGGGACCTCGAGGGCAGCGGCCACGGCGGAGGCTTCCACTCGCGCTCGCACCTGCTCCATccgcaccagcaccagcaccagcagcaccagcaccagccgGCGGGCTCGGGCGGAGGGGTCGGCGGGGTAGGCGCCTGGGCCCAGGGCAGCCCCGGGGCGGCGTCGGGGGCGGCCTCGGGGTCGCACCACTTGGGAGGCTGCCCCTCGGCCCTCTCCCCGACGGCGGCCGGCGGGCaccaggcggcggcggcggcgctgctCTACTCGCAGGCGGCCTACCCTGCGGGGTGCCTCGGAGGGATGCTGGGCAGCGCCCAGGCCTCGCCGCTCCACCTGCcgccccaccatcaccacccccaccaccatcCCCCGCACTGCGAGGCCGAGGCCCCCGGGGCCCACCTGGAGggccaccaccagcaccaccaccagcaccaccagcacCAACACCATCATCCCCAGGCGCAGCTGCAGGGCCTGGCGGTGGCTCCGTCGGGGGCGTCGTCGGGGCCCGGGGATCCCTCGGCGGGTCTCTCGGACGAGGAGGCGCCCAGCTCGGACGACCTGGAGCAGTTCGCCAAGCAGTTCAAGCAGCGGCGGATCAAGCTGGGCTTCACGCAGGCCGACGTGGGGCTGGCGCTGGGGACCCTCTACGGGAACGTCTTCTCGCAGACCACCATCTGCCGCTTCGAGGCCCTGCAGCTGAGCTTCAAGAACATGTGCAAACTCAAGCCGCTGCTCAACAAGTGGCTGGAGGAGACCGACGCCGGCAGCGGGAGCCCCGCGGGGCTGGACAAGATCGCGGCCCAGGGGCGCAAGCGCAAGAAGCGCACCTCCATCGAGGTCGGGGTCAAGGGGGCTCTGGAGAGCCACTTCCTCAAGTGCCCCAAGCCCTCCGCCCACGAGATCGCCTCACTGGCCGAGGCCCTCCAGCTCGAGAAGGAGGTCGTCCGCGTCTGGTTCTGCAACCGGCGCCAGAAGGAGAAGCGCATGACCCCCAACGGCCCCGGAGCAGCCCCCCACGGACCCCTGGAAGAGTACGCGCAGGCGCACACGGGCGAGGCCGCCCCCTCCCCGCCGCCCCGCCGCCCCCTCGCCCTTGCCCTCCCCTTGGCCCTCCAGAGCCCCCCCGGACAATGA